The Staphylococcus sp. 17KM0847 DNA segment CATGGTCTTTATGCGCAAAAAGGTATTGGGATAACGCGTAACACAGGTGAATGGCATACAATTGGTGATGATATTAATAAAAGTGATTTTTACTATGCAGACGTATTTAATTTGAGACAGTTCACTCATAATACATATTGGGTACCAGAATATGAAGATTTAGCTGATGTTGCTGTCGTTAGTGAACTTGTAAAAAGAGAAGAGGCTGCTTTTGATACGGTATATCAAGCCAAACCTAATCCAGATAAAGAGATAGGCGAACAAGAAACGCTTGTTGAAGGCAAAACCGGTTCGCAAATTGTTACGATAAAACCGAATGAAGCACCACAAATAGAAGTAGTACAAAAACCTGTAACAAAGGTGATAAGTGTAAATAATCAAAGTATAGAAGAAGAAAGTACAGAATTTGATACAGAATATATAGGTGTAGATAAAGAAAAGGGTCATATCAAAATTAACCAAAAGGGTCAAGATGGTCTAAAAACAACGATAACAACATATGAAGTTGATCCAAAAACAGGGGAATTATCAAACCCAACACAGAACGTCGAAAATAGAGAAGCGGTAAAGCAAATTATAGAAGTGGGTACAAAAGAAACATTAATGGAACCGATCCCGTATAAAAAGAGATATGTAAGTGTAGATCAAGAGGTAGGGTACGTTCGTGTTCAACAAGAAGGACAAGAGGGACAAAAAACAACAATAACAACATATGAAGTCGATTCGGAAACAGGAAAACTATCCAATCCAACACAGAATGTCGAAATTAAAGAGGCGATAGAACAAATCATAGAAGTAGGTACAAAAGAAATTGATATAAGATCGATTCCATATAAGACAATCATTAAATACAATCCAGATCTACCAGCTGGAACAGAACAAGAAATACAATCAGGCATTAATGGTCAGAAAGAAATTACTAAAGTCTATCAAGTCAATGAACAAACCGGTGTACTTGAGAACCCAAAAACAACAGAAAAAGTTTTAACTGAAAAACAAGATCGTATTATTGAAATAGGAACAGGAGAAACAATTGTTGAAAAAGAAGTGATTCCATATGAAACAGAAAGAAAACTAGATAAGAGCTTAAAACCGGGAAGTGAAGATGTTGTAAAACAACAAGGAGAAGTTGGAGAAAAGACAACGACAAAAGTACCGGGAAAAGAAGCAGTGGAAGAAATCACAAAAGAGCCTGTGAAAGAAATCATTCACTATGCGCCAATCGAAGAGCCATACAAAACGAGAGAAGTGTTCGATAAGGACATACCTGCTGGTGAAAGAGTTATAGTGACACAAGGACAGCCTGGTCTAAAAGACCCAGTCACAGGGGAAGTCATAGAAGCACCAGTGGATGAAGTCGTCAAAGTAGGAACAGGAGAAACAATTGTTGAAAAAGAAGTCATTCCATATGAAACAGAAAGAAAACTAGATAAGAGCTTAAAACCGGGAAGTGAAGATGTTGTAAAACAACAAGGAGAAGCTGGAGAAAAGACAACGACAAAAGTACCGGGAAAAGAAGCAGTGGAAGAAATCACAAAAGAGCCTGTGAAAGAAATCATTCACTATGCGCCAATCGAAGAGCCATACAAAACGAGAGAAGTGTTCGATAAGGACATACCTGCTGGTGAAAGAGTTATAGTGACACAAGGACAGCCTGGTCTAAAAGACCCAGTCACAGGCGAAGTCATCAAAGCACCAGTGGATGAAGTCGTCAAAGTAGGAACAGGAGAAACAATTGTTGAAAAAGAAGTCATTCCATATGAAACAGAAAGAAAACTAGATAAGAGCTTAAAACCGGGAAGTGAAGATGTTGTAAAACAACAAGGAGAAGCTGGAGAAAAAACAACGACAAAAGTACCGGGAAAAGAAGCAGTGGAAGAAATCACCAAAGAGCCTGTGAAAGAAATCATTCACTATGCGCCAATCGAAGAGCCATACAAAACGAGAGAAGTGATCGATAAGGACATACCTGCTGGTGAAAGAGTTGTAGTGACACAAGGGCAACCGGGTCTAAAAGACCCAGTCACAGGGGAAGTCATAGAAGCACCAGTGGATGAAGTCGTCAAAGTAGGAACAGGAGAAACAATTGTTGAAAAAGAAGTGATTCCATATGAAACAGAAAGAAAACTAGATAAGAGCTTAAAACCGGGAAGTGAAGATGTTTTAAAACAACAAGGAGAAGTTGGAGAAAAGACAACGACAAAAGTACCGGGAAAAGAAGCAGTGGAAGAAATCACCAAAGAGCCTGTGAAAGAAATCATTCACTATGCGCCAATCGAAGAGCCATACAAAACGAGAGAAGTGATCGATAAGGACATACCTGCTGGTGA contains these protein-coding regions:
- a CDS encoding G5 domain-containing protein — its product is MKMQQSTKRKNIFSIRKFSVGVGSAMISTLIFLGATHSVEAAENSLNPTSQSTSDVLGDTTQHQTIEELDKDVSNETENTQPMIEQNDEASNLGEVENISDTNATMAETSHNVASSLSDDKEIQSANALKSTTEENVNTVHHNSTDTTSVKKQTAESLDEDKAISTRSATTNEADISATNSTEPTEETTNLRQVGGGGVDVTPGQARVQEDGRVKYDYQVSLNPVLSSDHIQTGSTFNVTLPLFAENVKFTLIGTREEETHTPHDVEMELGQMSYDEYEEWTKEYTSIPSYEKYLELKAQGITPISVVKNNIGKDEYGSIWPNTGAQTLSEVVQSYAINTLVKGAIGLKVEFDISAEQYQKTPYLPLDARLAWRSFVEMEDGVNDASSGSQSIDDMRYMPDDTNANDSSYYYIEHPEEIKVGDFNEHGLYAQKGIGITRNTGEWHTIGDDINKSDFYYADVFNLRQFTHNTYWVPEYEDLADVAVVSELVKREEAAFDTVYQAKPNPDKEIGEQETLVEGKTGSQIVTIKPNEAPQIEVVQKPVTKVISVNNQSIEEESTEFDTEYIGVDKEKGHIKINQKGQDGLKTTITTYEVDPKTGELSNPTQNVENREAVKQIIEVGTKETLMEPIPYKKRYVSVDQEVGYVRVQQEGQEGQKTTITTYEVDSETGKLSNPTQNVEIKEAIEQIIEVGTKEIDIRSIPYKTIIKYNPDLPAGTEQEIQSGINGQKEITKVYQVNEQTGVLENPKTTEKVLTEKQDRIIEIGTGETIVEKEVIPYETERKLDKSLKPGSEDVVKQQGEVGEKTTTKVPGKEAVEEITKEPVKEIIHYAPIEEPYKTREVFDKDIPAGERVIVTQGQPGLKDPVTGEVIEAPVDEVVKVGTGETIVEKEVIPYETERKLDKSLKPGSEDVVKQQGEAGEKTTTKVPGKEAVEEITKEPVKEIIHYAPIEEPYKTREVFDKDIPAGERVIVTQGQPGLKDPVTGEVIKAPVDEVVKVGTGETIVEKEVIPYETERKLDKSLKPGSEDVVKQQGEAGEKTTTKVPGKEAVEEITKEPVKEIIHYAPIEEPYKTREVIDKDIPAGERVVVTQGQPGLKDPVTGEVIEAPVDEVVKVGTGETIVEKEVIPYETERKLDKSLKPGSEDVLKQQGEVGEKTTTKVPGKEAVEEITKEPVKEIIHYAPIEEPYKTREVIDKDIPAGERVVVTQGQPGLKDPVTGEVIEAPVDEVVKVGTGETIVEKEVIPYETERKLDKSLKPGSEDVVKQQGEVGEKTTTKVPGKEAVEEITKEPVKEIIHYAPIEEPYKTREVIDKNLPAGERIIVTQGQPGLKDPVTGEVIKAPVDEVIKYGSKAVEGPTLPEEETMVIPGKGEKKNPISPKSTKESSDKISKTDIKEVEEIVTRTEDQTLINKEKSNIVIDNQSSVARQEMDDHRRKKQQAVSQTQDMLPNTGHENNNKTLLGAFTVLLGSIFLWGRRKQEKS